From a single Stackebrandtia endophytica genomic region:
- a CDS encoding PH domain-containing protein: MAFPDDLLAPDETVAHRFRPHLVIVVRAALRAVFFIILVSLLLGAMVHMTPGWTVALMFFWFLCIASVAQAVSAWLSTSYCLTSQRVIWRTGFIRHNTVEIPLVKLDHINVNESLIGRFLRYGDITLNSASFKGEIVWRAVPEVKDVRKHLTRLRHEDQQRQTLM; encoded by the coding sequence ATGGCGTTTCCCGATGACCTGCTCGCGCCCGACGAGACGGTCGCCCACCGGTTCCGGCCCCACCTGGTCATCGTGGTGCGGGCGGCGCTGAGAGCCGTCTTCTTCATCATCCTGGTCAGCCTTCTGTTGGGCGCAATGGTCCATATGACTCCGGGATGGACTGTCGCGCTCATGTTCTTCTGGTTCCTGTGCATCGCCAGCGTGGCCCAGGCCGTCTCGGCCTGGCTGTCTACAAGCTACTGTCTCACCAGCCAGCGCGTCATCTGGCGCACCGGGTTTATCCGGCACAACACGGTCGAGATCCCGCTGGTCAAGCTCGACCACATCAACGTCAACGAAAGTCTGATCGGGCGATTCCTGCGATACGGCGACATCACCTTGAACTCCGCGTCGTTCAAGGGTGAGATCGTCTGGCGGGCGGTGCCCGAGGTGAAGGACGTCCGAAAGCACCTGACCCGGCTTCGCCATGAAGACCAACAACGTCAAACCCTCATGTGA
- a CDS encoding YybH family protein, producing MSEYESAMRPEDITRLFVERSNAGDAAGVAALYEPDAVMAYPPGSVTVGRKAIRALWERVLANGPRFEPEQPLPTLISGDIALTSTPPKDGSGARAQVVRRQADGSWLRVLDQPEFVTPTP from the coding sequence ATGTCGGAGTACGAGTCGGCCATGCGGCCCGAAGACATCACCCGCTTGTTCGTGGAACGATCCAACGCCGGCGACGCCGCGGGAGTCGCCGCGCTCTACGAACCGGACGCGGTGATGGCCTACCCGCCGGGCTCGGTCACGGTCGGCAGGAAGGCGATCCGCGCGCTGTGGGAACGGGTTCTGGCCAACGGTCCGCGTTTTGAGCCGGAGCAACCGCTTCCGACGTTGATCAGCGGCGACATCGCCCTCACCTCGACCCCGCCGAAGGACGGCAGTGGCGCGCGTGCGCAGGTGGTGCGACGGCAGGCCGACGGAAGCTGGCTCCGAGTGCTCGACCAGCCGGAGTTCGTCACTCCCACGCCGTGA
- a CDS encoding LysR family transcriptional regulator, whose protein sequence is MELRQLEYFVAVAEERNFTRAAKRVHISQSGVSAQIRQLERELGAELFDRSGRAVSLTIAGEAALEPARAALAAAKSVGQAVGEVADLIRGRLTVGMVIGCTVTPLFDALASFHHAHPGVELTLVEDNSDRLIEGVRDGSVDLALVGTALTTLDGLDSLTIISEQLVAAVPFGHPLSTSRRVALRDLVAHPIVCMPPGTGLRTVFDRACAAVDLQPTIALEASAADAIADLAGRGLAVAVLSESMAAHYRDRLTALTITDVDAPARLALVWKNPHGPAVRELLAHGRRAFSDLTPGD, encoded by the coding sequence ATGGAACTGAGGCAGCTTGAATACTTCGTCGCCGTCGCCGAAGAACGGAACTTCACGCGGGCAGCCAAACGAGTGCACATCAGTCAATCCGGTGTCAGCGCCCAGATCCGCCAGCTGGAACGTGAACTCGGCGCCGAACTGTTCGATCGCTCCGGCCGCGCCGTCTCCCTCACCATCGCGGGAGAAGCCGCCCTCGAACCCGCCCGCGCCGCCCTGGCCGCCGCCAAATCGGTGGGCCAGGCAGTGGGAGAGGTGGCCGACCTGATCCGTGGCAGGCTCACGGTCGGGATGGTCATCGGCTGCACCGTCACTCCGTTGTTCGACGCACTCGCCTCGTTCCACCACGCACATCCCGGTGTCGAACTCACGCTGGTGGAGGACAACTCCGATCGGCTCATCGAGGGGGTGCGCGACGGATCCGTCGACCTGGCGCTCGTCGGGACCGCACTCACCACTCTGGACGGCCTCGACAGTCTGACCATCATCAGCGAACAACTCGTCGCGGCGGTCCCGTTCGGACACCCGCTGTCGACATCGAGACGGGTCGCCCTGCGGGATCTAGTCGCCCACCCGATCGTCTGCATGCCACCCGGCACCGGCCTGCGGACGGTATTCGACCGAGCCTGTGCGGCGGTGGACCTTCAGCCGACGATCGCTCTGGAGGCCAGCGCCGCCGACGCCATCGCCGACCTCGCGGGCCGGGGACTGGCCGTGGCCGTCCTCAGCGAGTCGATGGCCGCACACTACCGCGACCGCCTCACCGCCCTCACCATCACCGATGTCGACGCACCCGCCCGACTCGCCCTGGTGTGGAAGAACCCTCATGGACCGGCGGTACGCGAATTGCTCGCGCACGGTCGGCGGGCGTTCTCCGACCTCACACCGGGCGATTGA
- a CDS encoding nitronate monooxygenase: METIAGNDVHEDHRRERGTAVTAKLLDSPVPIAAAPMAGGPTTVALAAAVASVGAFPFLAGGYRTPHALASEINRVRDLGVPFGVNLFVPCRHKVDKEAFAAYATELEPEAEVYDLHLDHSPITDDDRWDEKFALLTTRPVPVVSLTFGLPSPSDITTLQDVGTRVLATVTTVAEASRAEEAGVDGLVVQGPDAGGHSATFDPAHTPEPIGTADLVRRVRKHADLPVIAAGGVDGPDAVHRLLSAGAQAVAVGTLLLRTDEAGTSAAHKGALADPQYDDTVITRAFTGRPARALRNGFIDRHQDTGLTGYPAVHHLTRALRKAATEAGDTDRMHLWAGTGYRDAPTGPAADVIRWLSPS; the protein is encoded by the coding sequence ATGGAGACGATCGCAGGGAATGATGTGCACGAAGACCACCGACGTGAAAGGGGTACGGCCGTGACCGCGAAACTCCTCGACTCGCCCGTGCCGATCGCCGCCGCACCGATGGCCGGCGGCCCGACGACCGTCGCCCTCGCCGCCGCCGTGGCCTCCGTCGGCGCGTTCCCGTTCCTCGCCGGCGGATACCGGACACCTCACGCACTGGCATCGGAGATCAACCGGGTTCGCGACCTCGGTGTGCCCTTCGGTGTGAACCTGTTCGTTCCCTGCCGCCACAAAGTGGACAAAGAGGCGTTCGCCGCCTACGCGACCGAACTCGAACCCGAAGCCGAGGTCTACGACCTCCACCTCGACCACTCCCCGATCACCGACGACGACCGGTGGGACGAGAAGTTCGCCCTGTTGACCACTCGCCCGGTTCCGGTGGTGTCGTTGACTTTCGGACTACCCTCCCCCTCTGACATCACGACTCTGCAGGACGTCGGCACCCGAGTGCTGGCGACCGTCACCACCGTCGCCGAGGCGAGCCGCGCCGAGGAGGCCGGAGTCGACGGCCTGGTGGTACAGGGACCGGACGCGGGCGGCCACAGTGCCACCTTCGACCCCGCCCACACTCCCGAACCCATCGGCACCGCCGACTTGGTTCGACGCGTACGAAAGCACGCGGACCTGCCCGTGATCGCCGCAGGAGGCGTCGACGGTCCCGACGCGGTGCACCGTCTCCTATCGGCGGGTGCGCAGGCGGTGGCGGTCGGCACGTTGCTGTTGCGCACCGATGAGGCGGGCACCTCCGCTGCCCACAAAGGAGCATTGGCCGACCCCCAGTACGACGACACCGTGATCACCCGAGCCTTCACAGGACGACCGGCCAGGGCGCTGCGCAACGGATTCATCGACCGGCATCAGGACACCGGGTTGACCGGCTATCCCGCCGTCCACCATCTGACCCGCGCCCTGAGAAAGGCCGCGACCGAAGCCGGCGACACCGACCGGATGCACCTGTGGGCGGGCACCGGCTACCGAGACGCACCGACCGGCCCGGCCGCCGACGTCATCCGATGGCTGTCACCGTCTTGA